The following are from one region of the Leptospira kirschneri serovar Cynopteri str. 3522 CT genome:
- a CDS encoding leucine-rich repeat domain-containing protein, with translation MNSAQTNLRKVFLFSLFLFCSFTFVQAEEGKSKAYTDLTKALKNPLDVRVLDLNEQKLKTLPKEIGQLQNLQVLELNNNQLATLPKEIGQLQNLQELHLSGNQLTTFPKEIGQLKNLQTLVLSKNRLTTLPKEIGQLKNLRELYLNTNQFTAFPKEIGQLKNLQQLNLYANQLKTLPNEIGQLQNLRELHLSYNQLKTLSAEIGQLQNLQVLDLNDNQLKTLPKEIGQLKNLQMLDLNNNQFKTVPEEIGQLKNLQVLDLGYNQFKTVPEEIGQLKNLQMLFLNNNQFKTVPEETGQLKNLQMLSLNANQLTTLPNEIRQLKNLRELHLSYNQLKTLSAEIGQLKNLKKLSLRDNQLKTLPKEIGQLQNLQELNLNNNQLSSEKKERIRKLLPKCQIYFEE, from the coding sequence ATGAATTCAGCACAAACCAATTTACGAAAAGTATTTCTCTTTTCTTTGTTTCTTTTTTGTTCCTTTACTTTTGTGCAAGCAGAAGAAGGAAAATCAAAAGCTTATACAGATTTAACAAAAGCACTCAAAAATCCTTTAGATGTTCGAGTTTTAGATTTGAATGAGCAAAAACTCAAGACTCTTCCTAAGGAAATTGGACAACTACAGAATTTACAAGTGTTGGAATTGAATAATAACCAACTCGCAACTCTTCCTAAAGAAATTGGACAACTACAAAATTTGCAAGAGTTACATTTGAGTGGTAATCAACTCACAACATTTCCTAAGGAAATCGGACAACTAAAGAATCTTCAAACGTTGGTTTTGAGTAAAAATCGACTTACAACTCTTCCTAAAGAAATTGGACAATTGAAGAATTTGCGAGAGTTGTATTTGAATACTAACCAATTCACAGCCTTTCCTAAGGAAATAGGACAACTAAAGAATCTACAACAGTTGAATTTATATGCTAACCAACTCAAAACTCTTCCAAATGAAATAGGACAACTACAGAATTTGCGAGAGTTGCATTTGAGTTATAACCAACTTAAAACACTTTCTGCTGAAATCGGACAACTACAAAATTTGCAAGTGTTGGATTTAAATGATAACCAACTCAAAACTCTCCCGAAGGAAATCGGACAACTAAAGAATTTACAAATGTTGGATTTGAATAATAACCAATTTAAAACAGTTCCTGAAGAAATCGGACAACTAAAGAATTTACAAGTGTTGGATTTGGGTTATAACCAATTTAAAACAGTTCCTGAAGAAATCGGACAACTAAAGAATTTACAAATGTTGTTTTTGAATAATAACCAATTTAAAACAGTTCCTGAAGAAACCGGACAACTAAAGAATTTACAAATGTTGAGTTTAAATGCTAACCAACTCACAACACTTCCAAATGAAATCAGACAATTGAAGAATTTGCGAGAGTTGCATTTGAGTTATAACCAACTTAAAACACTTTCTGCTGAAATCGGACAACTGAAGAACTTGAAAAAGTTGAGTTTGAGAGATAACCAACTCAAAACTCTACCGAAGGAAATCGGACAACTACAGAATTTGCAAGAGTTGAATTTAAACAACAATCAACTCTCATCCGAAAAAAAAGAAAGGATTAGAAAACTTCTTCCGAAGTGCCAAATTTACTTTGAAGAATAA
- a CDS encoding leucine-rich repeat domain-containing protein: MNSTQTDLQKVFLFSLFLFCSFTFVQAEEPGTYKDLTKALKNPLDVRVLNLSKQKLTILPKEIGQLKNLQTLNLWNNQFTTLPNEIGQLQSLRELYLGDNQLTTLPKEVGQLKNLQVFELNNNQLTTLPAEIGKLKNLQHLDLWNNQLTTLPKEVGQLKNLYDLSLHDNKLTTLPKETGQLKNLYDLSLHDNKLTTLPKETGQLKNLRMLNLSKNLLTILPNEIGQLKKLLSLNLTYNQLTTLPKEIGQLQSLRELYLGDNQLKTLPKEIGQLKNLRELLLRHNQLTTVPKEIGQLKKLRWLLLDANPILPKELKRIQKFIPKCDTDF, encoded by the coding sequence ATGAATTCAACACAAACTGATTTACAAAAAGTATTCCTCTTTTCTTTGTTTCTTTTTTGTTCCTTTACTTTTGTGCAAGCAGAAGAACCAGGAACTTATAAGGATTTAACAAAAGCGCTCAAAAATCCTTTAGATGTTCGAGTTTTGAATTTGAGTAAACAAAAACTCACGATTCTTCCTAAGGAAATCGGACAACTAAAGAATCTTCAAACGTTGAATTTGTGGAATAACCAATTCACAACTCTTCCTAACGAAATTGGACAACTACAGAGTTTGCGAGAGTTATATTTAGGTGATAATCAACTCACGACTCTTCCTAAAGAAGTCGGACAACTGAAGAATTTACAAGTGTTCGAATTGAATAATAACCAACTCACAACTCTTCCTGCCGAAATCGGAAAACTGAAAAATTTACAACATTTGGATTTGTGGAATAATCAACTCACGACTCTTCCTAAAGAAGTCGGACAACTGAAGAATTTATACGACTTGAGTTTGCATGATAACAAGCTCACGACTCTTCCTAAAGAAACTGGACAATTGAAGAATTTATACGACTTGAGTTTGCATGATAACAAGCTCACGACTCTTCCTAAAGAAACTGGACAATTGAAGAATTTGCGAATGTTGAATTTGAGTAAAAATCTACTCACGATTCTTCCTAACGAAATAGGACAACTGAAGAAATTGCTAAGTTTGAATTTAACCTATAACCAACTTACAACACTTCCTAAGGAAATTGGACAACTACAGAGTTTGCGAGAGTTATATTTAGGTGATAACCAACTCAAAACTCTTCCTAAAGAAATCGGACAATTGAAGAATTTGCGAGAGTTACTTTTGAGGCATAACCAACTTACAACTGTACCTAAAGAAATCGGACAACTGAAAAAACTACGATGGTTACTTTTAGACGCAAATCCTATATTACCCAAGGAGCTAAAAAGGATTCAAAAGTTTATTCCAAAGTGCGATACTGATTTTTGA
- a CDS encoding helix-turn-helix domain-containing protein, with amino-acid sequence MFKSLHSREARIFCKNLIAARKDARLTQLEVANRLGEPQSYISKIESGERRLDVVEFWRIFKVLGKSLEFYFQFDDKHDDFEKKSKTLKAARNKRKKK; translated from the coding sequence TTGTTTAAATCACTCCATTCACGCGAAGCGAGAATTTTTTGTAAAAATTTAATCGCTGCCAGAAAAGATGCCCGCCTTACTCAACTCGAAGTTGCCAATCGTTTGGGTGAGCCTCAATCTTATATTTCTAAAATTGAATCCGGAGAACGTAGATTAGACGTTGTTGAATTCTGGAGAATTTTTAAGGTCTTAGGTAAATCTCTCGAGTTTTACTTTCAATTTGATGACAAACATGATGATTTTGAGAAAAAATCTAAAACTTTGAAGGCAGCTAGAAACAAACGTAAGAAAAAATAA